A genomic stretch from Pochonia chlamydosporia 170 chromosome 4, whole genome shotgun sequence includes:
- a CDS encoding mitochondrial protein Fmp25 (similar to Leptosphaeria maculans JN3 XP_003841917.1), which yields MNSSRVALRRVGRLPWPTQQQSVTIRRQWVRFNSESPQERARQQGGNAFKQAAVYAGVFGLAAAGAYYYPKIKDGLSSQEESTEPAKAQPKFEKSRKQPVSKEDNRDIISSQHLQVKNSWEHPGVYAWGSNSGKVIDPNSDDKYIKLPRRISFFNDQILRDLKLTQTFGAAVDEKGDLIQWGLGFSTADPKPVTTLKGKDLAKIEVSADRIIALSRRGDVYSLPSSRDDQEGGVKEAQLKSSWSLWSSSGKEAINFRNLTPSGLSWGEKVTDISSGLEHCLILTSKGRVFSAASSALAYPSKGQMGIAGLTWETRPKGPYDQPQELSSLQGFEATGIATGDYHSVILDKLGRVFSFGDNTFGQLGFQLDSGLPYATTPSMVSVDKLYAASGMVAKVTSIRAGGTNTFFTVDADAPTTASESRSMAPAKRMPRTVSDLWVCGQGVSGTLGTGKWTHVSTGPTKVKALSSLFEFDENTNKNMPIKLKALSIGSTHCAAVMDNVTKTNTSNRGSENETNWGADVLFWGGNEYYQLGTGKRTNMNVPTYIGPLDGGEGDASKGRKGEVHRLCLTPKQTVRIGEGGKGRKVTLEQKVECGRLVTGVYSAV from the coding sequence ATGAATTCTTCAAGGGTGGCTCTCAGACGGGTCGGTCGCTTGCCGTGGCCAACGCAGCAGCAGTCCGTCACAATCCGACGCCAATGGGTGCGTTTCAACAGTGAGAGCCCACAGGAACGGGCACGTCAGCAAGGTGGGAATGCATTCAAGCAAGCCGCTGTTTatgctggtgtctttgggcttgccgccgccggAGCCTACTATTATCCCAAGATCAAGGACGGGCTGTCATCTCAGGAGGAAAGCACAGAACCCGCCAAAGCCCAGCCCAAGTTTGAGAAGTCTCGCAAACAGCCTGTATCCAAGGAGGACAACCGAGACATTATCAGCTCTCAGCATTTGCAGGTTAAGAACAGCTGGGAGCACCCTGGAGTATACGCTTGGGGATCAAACAGCGGCAAAGTCATCGACCCCAACTCTGACGACAAGTACATCAAGCTCCCTCGACGAATCTCCTTTTTCAACGACCAGATTCTGAGAGATCTGAAGCTCACTCAAACctttggtgctgctgttgatgagaagggcGACTTAATTCAATGGGGCCTTGGGTTTTCGACTGCCGACCCCAAGCCAGTGACTACGTTGAAGGGCAAAGACCTTGCCAAGATTGAGGTGTCAGCTGACCGCATCATTGCCCTTTCTCGAAGAGGTGATGTGTATTCTCTCCCATCGTCCAGGGACGATCAGGAAGGCGGCGTCAAAGAGGCTCAGCTAAAGAGCTCGTGGTCTTTGTGGAGCTCAAGTGGTAAGGAGGCGATCAACTTTCGTAACCTGACTCCAAGCGGGTTGAGCTGGGGCGAGAAGGTTACCGACATCAGCAGTGGTCTTGAGCACTGCCTTATTTTAACGTCAAAAGGGCGTGTCTTCAGTGCCGCGTCGAGCGCCTTGGCGTACCCGTCCAAGGGCCAGATGGGAATTGCTGGCTTGACATGGGAGACACGGCCTAAGGGGCCATATGATCAGCCTCAGGAACTCTCATCCCTTCAGGGCTTTGAAGCAACAGGCATCGCCACAGGCGACTACCACTCAGTGATTTTGGACAAGCTTGGCAGGGTCTTCTCTTTTGGCGACAACACGTTTGGCCAGCTCGGATTCCAACTCGACTCGGGGCTGCCATATGCCACTACCCCATCCATGGTTTCTGTCGACAAACTGTATGCGGCCTCAGGAATGGTAGCAAAAGTGACATCCATCAGGGCAGGCGGAACAAACACGTTTTTCAcagttgatgctgatgcgcCAACTACGGCGAGCGAGTCTCGAAGCATGGCTCCGGCTAAGCGGATGCCACGAACGGTATCTGACTTGTGGGTATGCGGCCAAGGTGTTTCTGGCACATTGGGAACAGGCAAGTGGACGCATGTCTCTACGGGACCAACAAAGGTCAAGGCGCTGTCGTCACTTTTCGAGTTTGACGAGAATacaaacaaaaacatgcCGATCAAGTTGAAGGCGCTCAGCATTGGAAGCACGCACTGCGCCGCGGTGATGGATAATGTGACGAAAACGAACACGTCAAACAGAGGGTCTGAAAACGAGACGAACTGGGGTGCAGATGTCTTGTTCTGGGGCGGCAATGAATACTACCAGCTGGGGACTGGGAAGAGGACTAACATGAACGTGCCTACTTATATCGGCCCGCTGGACGGTGGCGAAGGTGACGCGAGCAAGGGGAGAAAGGGGGAGGTGCACCGGCTCTGCTTGACTCCAAAGCAGACGGTTCGTATTGGTGAGGGTGGAAAGGGTCGCAAGGTGACGCTTGAGCAAAAGGTGGAATGCGGCCGGCTGGTTACTGGTGTGTACTCGGCTGTATGA
- a CDS encoding prefoldin subunit 3 (similar to Metarhizium acridum CQMa 102 XP_007810970.1): MTSTGKAPASSGKDETATNPRGIPYAPFVDKVEDYVATREDVEPTLRSFQEMISKYQFMEMNLQRRMAGLKDKIPEIQKTLDTVKFLKLRKDDDEPIETTFELNETLYSRANVPATDEVYIWLGANVMLSYPINEAETLLSSKLATAQTSLSHCEEDLDFLREQITTMEVATARVYNWEVVQKRKDKSTEEGGKEESSEKAATSELERGRRMPPRALQHALLCRHSLPQGRRLYSAGAVAVQDIESSRSRLDSEATGNGQQFRERNSNFALRNGFHHATSHGVKRRPWADSPNKKYTRSSKVRRPGQLLENMPSSELIEKVLGGRPDGHIWRKRIAKFRTIRLSILLLQEVIRRDELESTHQNGLLELLPTPEENQTLLQHPSLAGHTQQAVERYVYVLRGQNDDERCQRYLENPASIPLFIFHFLVRASSSLSDTDTLQKVIESSNAYYDGSRTKERLAEHNRAAASRASENGLDIDRANFNLMMRLLVRHCHRLEPRFVVKLADSAAQYIQNMSTLPEGERKRYITQCSLFNGCLQILQPQPHVQVAQRSTPNAYFWEAQRILLSMSADLPKPLLVDRDGFRAIREVLSGLPKNYAEVHSSTRHASSWPPYLQLGHGMDERADPEDNWSRTVSAGMLMQEAGFAKEEVDDAVDILQGMTLDGSPTIQQRAMVSKGRNMGVWEASIRATRNAQEAWDRFQHPPDGGLKPGQEQYTAMFEKLVLREVEQDSRISPGDKALNFPTQHEANLAEFERARLRPPSVSELYQHMRLNGVQPGGSCLRILVANAASLETAHQYLRDSIEKPRIVRNLLAEEPDAGQLRLVPIGLFAAYIQVCLRVEGQRRGNQLMRVIRLTESRLSQEQSRWVPFIWGTILKELSQHHKALRISLHQQLNLMLRVTETIGNIDGIQLSTFTQLNKGIRKATRRQLNKLFGADAKNKDIAKNPLVEALYCRSSRMNASNDDHLGTRLRNEAEGGDTSTTGGGEVPLLQEARVRIKDMFWTLAQKERHAQEHLDGYQIAPLEAMNSRRDVVRSDHAHEYMLTLGYLGEFEEMGRLLEWLIHQWGDMDVVSALSEMDEPPPYADFFETLCVFRLVAEPMLGNERVSMLLQTMADSRLGWTWPDDEAVEAYADIHDDESIKILRRAVELARDANKAQASRHTMA; this comes from the exons ATGACAAGCACAGGCAAGGCGCCAGCCTCGAG CGGCAAGGATGAGACCGCTACCAACCCTCGTGGCATTCCCTACGCCCCTTTCGTGGACAAGGTCGAGGACTACGTCGCTACCCGAGAAGATGTCGAACCAACATTGCGAAGCTTTCAGGAGATGATTTC AAAATATCAGTTTATGGAGATGAACCTCCAGCGCCGAATGGCCGGCCTGAAAGACAAGATACCCGAAATTCAAAAGACACTAGACACCGTCAAGTTCCTGAAGCTACGAAAG gacgacgacgagccTATAGAGACGACATTCGAGCTCAACGAGACACTATATTCAAGAGCAAATGTCCCTGCTACCGATGAGGTTTACATTTGGCTAGGA GCCAACGTGATGCTGTCGTACCCCATAAATGAAGCCGAGACGCTATTGAGTTCAAAATTGGCCACGGCACAAACTAGTTTGTCACACTGCGAGGAGGATCTGGATTTCTTGCGGGAGCAGATCACT ACTATGGAAGTCGCAACAGCGAGAGTTTACAATTGGGAAGTGGTGCAGAAGCGGAAAGATAAGTCGACTGAGGAGGGAGGTAAGGAAGAATCTAGTGAAAAGGCGGCGACATC GGAGCTTGAGCGAGGGCGGCGCATGCCGCCACGAGCACTCCAACATGCCTTG CTATGCCGCCATTCACTGCCGCAGGGCCGACGCTTGTACTCGGCTGGTGCAGTCGCAGTACAGGACATAGAATCATCTAGGTCGCGTCTCGATTCTGAAGCGACCGGCAATGGCCAGCAGTTTCGCGAACGTAATTCCAACTTCGCTCTCCGAAACGGCTTCCATCATGCGACGTCACATGGGGTGAAACGCCGCCCTTGGGCTGACAGCCCGAACAAGAAATACACTAGATCATCGAAAGTTCGAAGACCGGGGCAATTACTCGAGAACATGCCCTCTAGCGAGCTCATTGAGAAAGTACTAGGAGGGAGGCCAGATGGGCACATTTGGAGAAAGAGGATCGCCAAATTTCGGACCATCCGGTTATCTATTCTTCTATTACAGGAGGTCATAAGACGTGACGAATTAGAATCGACACATCAGAACGGATTGTTGGAACTCTTGCCAACTCCAGAAGAGAACCAAACCCTATTACAACACCCATCGCTGGCGGGTCATACTCAACAAGCTGTCGAGCGGTACGTGTATGTCCTGCGAGGCCAAAATGACGACGAACGATGCCAGAGATATCTGGAGAATCCTGCTTCGATTCCGCTGTTCATATTCCATTTCCTCGTTCGAGCGTCTTCCAGTCTTAGCGATACAGATACTTTGCAGAAGGTGATTGAGTCATCTAATGCATATTACGACGGTAGCAGGACCAAGGAGAGACTAGCAGAGCATAACCGAGCTGCAGCCAGCAGGGCCTCTGAGAACGGGCTGGATATTGATCGAGCAAACTTTAACCTGATGATGCGGCTATTGGTCCGGCACTGTCACCGCCTCGAGCCTAGATTCGTTGTGAAATTGGCAGACTCGGCTGCACAATACATCCAGAATATGTCGACTTTACCCgaaggagaaaggaaaagatATATAACACAGTGCAGTCTGTTCAATGGATGCTTGCAAATACTACAGCCTCAGCCTCACGTCCAAGTCGCTCAGCGGTCAACCCCCAATGCCTATTTCTGGGAAGCACAGAGAATTCTCCTGTCAATGTCAGCAGACCTTCCAAAACCACTTCTCGTGGATAGAGATGGGTTCCGGGCGATTCGGGAAGTGTTGTCTGGTCTTCCTAAGAACTACGCAGAAGTACACAGCTCCACGCGACATGCATCTAGTTGGCCTCCTTATCTGCAGCTGGGCCATGGAATGGATGAACGCGCTGATCCGGAAGATAATTGGAGTCGCACGGTCAGTGCGGGAATGCTCATGCAAGAGGCTGGGtttgccaaagaagaagtcgacGATGCGGTGGACATTTTACAGGGAATGACGCTAGACGGAAGCCCAACTATTCAGCAAAGAGCCATGGTTTCAAAGGGCCGAAACATGGGAGTGTGGGAGGCATCAATTCGGGCCACACGAAACGCGCAAGAAGCATGGGACCGATTTCAACACCCACCGGACGGAGGGCTGAAGCCCGGGCAAGAGCAATATACGGCGATGTTTGAGAAGCTGGTTCTGCGAGAAGTTGAGCAAGACAGCAGAATCTCACCTGGCGACAAGGCCCTGAACTTTCCTACACAGCACGAGGCTAATCTAGCCGAGTTTGAAAGAGCACGCCTGCGGCCGCCAAGCGTATCTGAGCTCTACCAACATATGAGACTCAACGGTGTCCAACCCGGTGGATCTTGCCTTCGTATCCTAGTTGCcaatgctgcttctttggaGACGGCCCACCAGTATTTGCGGGACAGCATTGAGAAGCCCCGAATCGTGCGAAATCTCTTGGCTGAAGAACCAGATGCTGGGCAATTGAGACTTGTTCCTATTGGGCTGTTCGCGGCATATATCCAGGTCTGTTTGCGAGTGGAAGGACAGCGCAGAGGTAATCAGCTGATGCGTGTTATACGGCTCACTGAGTCAAGGCTGAGCCAGGAGCAGTCTCGGTGGGTTCCGTTTATTTGGGGTACAATTCTGAAAGAACTCTCGCAACACCACAAGGCGTTGAGGATTTCGCTCCACCAACAGCTAAATCTAATGCTGAGGGTGACGGAAACGATTGGAAACATAGATGGAATACAATTGTCGACGTTTACGCAGCTCAACAAGGGTATCCGGAAAGCTACGCGCCGACAGCTGAACAAACTATTTGGAGCTGATGCTAAGAACAAAGATATTGCAAAGAACCCATTGGTAGAGGCACTCTACTGCCGGTCAAGCCGCATGAATGCAAGCAATGATGACCACCTTGGCACTCGACTACGGAACGAAGCGGAAGGTGGGGACACATCAACAACGGGCGGCGGCGAGGTACCACTTCTACAAGAAGCCAGAGTGCGAATCAAGGACATGTTTTGGACACTGGCGCAAAAGGAGAGACATGCCCAGGAGCATCTTGATGGTTACCAGATTGCGCCGCTTGAAGCCATGAATTCCCGGAGGGATGTTGTTCGAAGCGACCATGCCCACGAATACATGCTCACGCTTGGCTATCTGGGAGAATTTGAGGAAATGGGGCGGCTACTAGAGTGGCTAATCCATCAATGgggcgacatggacgtggTATCGGCATTAAGCGAGATGGATGAGCCTCCGCCGTATGCAGATTTCTTCGAGACGCTGTGCGTGTTTCGATTGGTGGCAGAGCCGATGCTCGGAAATGAAAGAGTCTCGATGCTATTGCAAACGATGGCGGACTCCCGATTGGGCTGGACTTGGCCGGACGACGAGGCCGTTGAAGCGTATGCCGACATACACGATGACGAATCAATCAAGATATTGCGTCGGGCTGTGGAATTAGCAAGGGACGCGaacaaagcccaagcctcTCGCCACACGATGGCCTAA
- a CDS encoding carbohydrate-binding module family 19 protein (similar to Metarhizium acridum CQMa 102 XP_007810971.1) — protein MLVKVQVAAAAYFLLVFQSAQAGPIRRAANLVPRNNTTAPSVVPQSSGLSTQNQNGLGATTPRPILTTLSESIPFPVTLTDEKTGETQATTTTTETSIPLTVVPITDTTTLGPGETTQTSPTGSAGDTTAVSTGLGTVTTTPALPTTTTTIGDEGPTTTTDTTVGSVTVTTAGPDLSTETSAGTVPRPTSIVTSDVTSQPTVATTTKTTTRPPYVVTDTTTKGTTITTAIVPQNRTTTPPTTDGSTTTAVNGAPTGSTTFTEPQFITDPKNKPTVTTRLFPGNTTTGLAGQTTTTDQDGSTTTGLGGPNVSGDLSGSVTTTGLPTTTDSSPTGSTTTSRPQFITDPKNKPTVTTRLFLGNSTTLVPTSDQNTSPTTTDLGEQTTTTDLNGPTITTDQNGLTTTTDSSPTGSDTATTDESTISPSDNPTTRDAPAVTTTTPTDTSNPTGFPTVTLPEATSSPSQQPSSPSSDQNQTPETTTPTNAPTTTITITPTGQPDANVPTAIPTFPTATTTVDSSVYASNLAQAKSLNQLFSTLTPESACTGTQTACISGKIASCSNGAFVLTACPAKQRCYALPMTNTRGAKVGCYDSAEAEGILGAVESPTQTRVPTTFTTETRKVITKTHFVTLTDGGMVSSGVSTNVPPAQETSVPPVVTTTPSNPEPTSQAPSQETTRLAPVDSPSSPTPQPEPEPTTVPPPPPVETTPLPPAPSPTKPTQIIITQTFAQESTLPPPDPSNLILRPIQDTTTTLAPAPSDNAAGADAGTPRTTVVNNGTPTVSVYFTVTVTDKVQETVTVTVR, from the exons ATGCTGGTCAAGGTGCAGGTCGCTGCGGCGGCGTACTTTCTTTTGGTTTTCCAATCTGCCCAGGCTGGTCCTATTAGACGGGCGGCTAATTT AGTTCCTCGAAATAATACTACTGCGCCGAGCGTTGTGCCTCAGTCGTCGGG ATTGTCTACTCAGAATCAAAACGGTCTGGGTGCGACTACTCCACGGCCGATCTTGACGACACTCTCGGAAAGTATCCCTTTTCCGGTTACGTTGACGGATGAGAAGACGGGCGAGACTCAGGCGACTACAACTACAACTGAGACATCGATTCCATTGACGGTTGTGCCTATTACTGATACTACGACGTTGGGGCCAGGGGAAACGACACAGACCTCTCCAACGGGATCTGCTGGTGATACGACCGCTGTGTCGACGGGGTTGGGTACTGTGACAACTACACCTGCTTTGCCgaccacgacgacgactattggagatgaaggacCAACGACAACGACTGATACAACCGTGGGCTCTGTCACTGTTACCACTGCTGGACCTGATTTGTCCACGGAAACATCAGCCGGTACTGTTCCAAGGCCAACTTCAATCGTGACTTCTGACGTAACTTCTCAGCCTACCGTGGCTACAACTACAAAGACAACGACTCGTCCTCCGTACGTGGTCACAGATACTACTACCAAGGGTACAACCATAACGACAGCTATTGTCCCGCAAAACAGGACTACTACACCACCTACCACCGACGGAAGTACTACCACTGCTGTTAATGGTGCGCCTACTGGTTCGACTACCTTTACTGAGCCACAGTTCATCACAGATCCCAAGAATAAGCCGACGGTAACTACGCGACTATTTCCAGGAAACACTACTactggtctggctggtcaaACTACGACAACGGATCAGGATGGTTCTACCACCACCGGTCTAGGCGGTCCTAATGTATCTGGCGATCTGAGCGGATCTGTCACAACTACAGGtttgccaacaaccaccGATAGCTCACCTACTggctcaaccaccacctctcGGCCGCAGTTCATCACAGATCCCAAGAATAAGCCGACAGTGACTACACGACTATTTCTGGGAAACTCCACTACCTTGGTACCAACTTCAGATCAAAATACTTCCCCCACAACGACCGATCTGGGCGAGCAAACCACAACTACCGACTTGAACGGCCCTACTATCACCACGGATCAAAACGGGTTGACTACGACCACCGACAGTTCTCCCACAGGTTCAGACACTGCCACTACTGACGAGTCAACCATATCACCAAGTGACAACCCAACAACTCGAGATGCTCCCGCCGtcacaaccacaactccCACAGATACCTCCAACCCAACCGGCTTCCCAACCGTCACGCTCCCCGAAGCCACATCATCCCCCTCACAGCAAccatcatccccatccaGCGACCAAAATCAAACCCCagaaacaacaacaccaacgaACGCAcccaccacaaccatcacaaTCACACCAACAGGCCAACCAGACGCCAACGTCCCAACCGCAATCCCAACCTTCCCCACGGCCACCACAACCGTCGACTCCTCCGTCTACGCTTCCAACCTCGCACAAGCCAAGTCCCTCAACCAACTCTTCAGCACACTCACTCCCGAGTCCGCATGCACAGGCACCCAAACGGCCTGTATATCCGGCAAAATAGCCTCCTGCTCCAACGGGGCCTTTGTCCTGACTGCGTGTCCGGCGAAGCAGAGGTGCTATGCTCTTCCCATGACGAATACCCGCGGCGCAAAAGTTGGCTGTTATGATTCCGCCGAGGCAGAGGGGATATTGGGGGCTGTTGAGAGTCCAACTCAGACGAGGGTGCCTACGACGTTTACAACGGAGACGAGGAAGGTTATTACAAAGACGCATTTTGTGACTCTGACAGATGGGGGAATGGTTTCTTCGGGGGTCAGCACGAATGTTCCGCCTGCCCAGGAGACGTCCGTTCCTCCTGTAGTCACGACAACTCCGTCCAACCCTGAGCCTACTAGTCAAGCTCCTTCGCAAGAGACAACGCGTCTTGCACCAGTAGATTCACCCAGCTCGCCAACACCTCAACCCGAGCCTGAACCTACAACagttcctcctcctcctcccgtGGAAACAACTCCCCTCCCGCCCGCACCGTCGcccaccaaaccaacccaGATCATCATCACCCAAACCTTCGCCCAGGAGTCAACCCTCCCGCCGCCAGACCCTTCAAACCTGATCCTCCGTCCTATCCAAGACACAACTACGACTCTCGCTCCCGCGCCCTCCGATAACGCGGCTGGCGCAGACGCAGGAACACCGCGGACAACGGTGGTGAATAACGGGACGCCTACTGTCTCGGTGTATTTTACGGTCACGGTTACGGATAAGGTACAGGAGACGGTTACTGTGACGGTGAGGTGA
- a CDS encoding protein-tyrosine phosphatase 2 (similar to Metarhizium acridum CQMa 102 XP_007810972.1): MDKLPRLGRKPKPPAIETSVDRTSSDTGDSTFSTEITAQPPPQKNSMRKSPLRNLKLRVTAKRARTHSPAALPSSSPVVAVFKQDGITPRTAMEESPSALGSSRPVMPAFLAAPMQNVDAKFLELTWAERNRVAQGTRPDATSDSQWSSFKQTDGASRGVMDRYVNIKPWNHNRVKLKVAEDEFDYVNASTISLDPLGDKSLPPLRYIAMQGPTEPSIDCVWRMVAEQTSSPAVIVQLTSMEEGGMTKCNQYFPANAEEPTWDLNEDNVWNDNWKARLTYDSFEDLADGAIEKRKLLLHVQGEAEPRVVWHLLYTRWPDYGVPLVQDMDSFFELMPISRELSKPSNPRIIHCSAGVGRTGTFISLEHLMRELDEGTLEANSAKAKNIPDPIYHTVDTLRQQRRCMVQSDSQYRFLHDVMRKLWQDKYGIALDGHDADGTGNSEPAPKRLEVADPLSETDDSNSVGETGPGGAATKQL, translated from the exons ATGGATAAATTGCCCCGACTAGGACGCAAACCGAAACCCCCCGCCATCGAGACGTCTGTCGATCGCACAAGCAGCGACACCGGCGACAGCACCTTCAGCACCGAAATCACAGCGcagccgccgccacaaaAGAACTCCATGAGGAAATCGCCTTTGCGAAACCTCAAGCTACGTGTCACTGCGAAGCGCGCAAGAACACACTCTCCCGCTGCGCTGCCATCCAGCTCGCCCGTCGTCGCCGTCTTCAAGCAGGATGGCATAACACCACGGACAGCCATGGAGGAGAGCCCTTCTGCCCTTGGGTCTTCGCGACCGGTTATGCCGGCTTTTCTGGCCGCCCCTATGCAAA ATGTCGACGCCAAGTTTCTGGAACTGACGTGGGCCGAGCGCAACCGAGTTGCCCAAGGCACGCGACCTGACGCTACCTCCGATTCTCAATGGAGCTCGTTTAAGCAGACCGACGGCGCTTCGAGGGGAGTAATGGATCGATATGTAAACATCAAGCCGTGGAATCACAACCGTGTAAAGCTCAAggttgctgaagatgaattcGACTATGTGAATGCGTCGACCATAAGCCTCGATCCCTTAGGCGACAAGTCTCTACCACCCCTGCGATATATTGCCATGCAGGGCCCAACGGAGCCATCGATTGATTGCGTTTGGAGAATGGTTGCCGAGCAAACGTCATCCCCAGCAGTCATTGTCCAGCTTACAAGCATGGAAGAAGGCGGCATGACCAAATGCAACCAGTACTTCCCTGCTAATGCGGAGGAGCCAACTTGGGACCTGAACGAGGATAATGTTTGGAATGACAACTGGAAAGCGCGGCTTACGTACGACTCATTTGAAGACCTCGCGGATGGCGCCATCGAGAAGCGAAAACTCCTACTCCACgtccaaggagaagctgaacCACGGGTTGTGTGGCACTTATTGTACACCCGCTGGCCAGATTACGGTGTTCCCTTAGTtcaagacatggacagctTCTTTGAGTTGATGCCCATCTCACGCGAACTTAGCAAGCCGTCCAATCCGCGAATCATTCACTGCAGCGCTGGTGTTGGGCGCACGGGGACTTTCATTTCTCTGGAACACCTTATGCGGGAGCTAGACGAAGGCACGTTGGAGGCCAACAGTGCAAAAGCCAAGAACATACCCGACCCTATCTACCATACGGTCGATACGCTCAGGCAACAGCGCCGCTGCATGGTTCAATCCGACTCTCAATATCGCTTCCTGCACGACGTGATGAGGAAGCTGTGGCAGGATAAGTACGGCATTGCATTGGACGGACACGACGCCGATGGTACAGGGAACAGCGAGCCAGCGCCCAAGAGGCTAGAAGTCGCGGATCCCTTGTCCGAAACTGACGATTCCAACTCTGTGGGGGAAACGGGGCCGGGTGGTGCAGCGACGAAGCAACTTTGA